Proteins from a single region of Platichthys flesus chromosome 16, fPlaFle2.1, whole genome shotgun sequence:
- the col1a1a gene encoding collagen, type I, alpha 1a, which translates to MFSFVDMRLALLLGAAVLLVRAQGEDDRAQGSCTLDGQVFADRDVWKPEPCQICVCDSGTVMCDEVICEDTTDCPNPIIPHDECCPICPDDGFQEPQVEGPKGERGPKGERGLPGPPGNDGIPGQNGMPGPPGPPGPPGLGGNFSPQMSGGYDDKSPGMSVPGPMGPMGPRGPPGPPGSSGPQGFTGPPGEPGEAGSSGPMGPRGAAGPPGKNGEDGESGKPGRGGERGPSGPQGARGFPGTPGLPGIKGHRGFSGLDGAKGDSGPAGPKGESGTAGENGTPGAMGARGLPGERGRSGATGSAGARGNDGAAGAAGPPGPTGPAGPPGFPGGPGSKGEGGAQGSRGPEGPAGARGEPGNPGPAGVAGPSGNPGTDGAPGAKGLPGSAGVAGAPGFPGPRGPPGAQGAAGATGAKGNTGETGAPGSKGEAGAKGESGIAGLQGPPGPSGEEGKRGARGEPGAAGGRGAPGERGGPGGRGFPGSDGAAGAKGAPGERGAPGLVGPKGSTGEPGRTGEAGLPGAKGMTGSPGSPGPDGKMGAAGAPGQDGRPGPPGAVGARGQPGVMGFPGPKGAAGEGGKPGERGVMGPTGPVGAPGKDGDVGAQGQTGPAGPAGERGEQGAAGGPGFQGLPGPQGALGESGKPGEQGLPGEAGATGPAGSRGDRGFPGERGAPGALGPAGARGSPGASGNDGAKGDSGNPGAPGAQGPPGLQGMPGERGSAGLPGLRGDRGDQGAKGGDGAPGKDGPRGMTGPIGLPGSAGASGDKGEPGAPGIVGPAGGRGAPGERGESGPPGPAGFAGPPGGDGQPGAKGESGDNGAKGDAGPPGAAGPTGAAGPAGPVGNTGAKGARGPAGPPGATGFPGGAGRVGPPGPSGNAGPPGPSGAVGKEGPKGNRGETGPAGRPGEMGAAGPPGSSGEKGNPGSEGAPGSSGIPGPQGIAGGRGIVGLPGQRGERGFPGMPGPSGEVGKQGPGGPSGERGPPGPMGPSGLAGAPGETGREGAAGNEGSAGRDGAAGPKGDRGESGPAGASGAPGPPGAPGPVGPAGKSGDRGESGPAGVAGSAGPAGPRGPAGAPGLRGDKGESGEAGERGMKGHRGFTGMQGPPGPSGPSGDQGPAGSAGPAGPRGPSGAAGSAGKDGMSGLPGPTGPPGTRGRSGEMGPSGPPGPPGPAGAPGAPGGGFDLGFIAQPQEKAPDPFRMFRADDANVLRDRDLEVDSTLKSLSQQIEQIRSPDGTRKNPARTCRDLKMCHPDWKSGEYWIDPDQGCTQDSIKVYCNMETGETCVSPTQREVAKKNWYVSKNIKEKKHVWFGEAMTDGFQFEYGSEGSQPEDVNIQMTFLRLMSTEATQNVTYHCKNSVAYMDAAVGNLKKALLLQGSNEIEIRAEGNSRFTYSVLEDGCTSHTGTWGKTVIDYKTSKTSRLPIIDIAPMDVGAPDQEFGLEVGPVCFL; encoded by the exons GCGCGCAGGGTAGCTGCACCTTGGACGGCCAGGTGTTTGCGGACCGGGATGTGTGGAAACCGGAACCGTGTCAGATCTGTGTGTGCGACAGCGGCACCGTGATGTGTGATGAGGTCATCTGCGAGGACACAACCGACTGCCCCAACCCCATCATCCCCCACGACGAGTGCTGCCCCATCTGCCCCGACGACG gctTCCAAGAGCCTCAAGTTGAG GGACCCAAGGGAGAGCGTGGACCcaagggagagaga GGTCTTCCTGGTCCTCCTGGTAATGATGGAATCCCCGGTCAGAACGGTATGCCTGGACCTCCCGGCCCCCCTGGACCCCCCGGCCTCGGAGGA AACTTCTCTCCTCAGATGTCCGGTGGCTACGATGACAAATCCCCTGGCATGTCTGTTCCTGGACCcatg ggcCCTATGGGACCCCGTGGACCCCCTGGACCTCCTGGCTCTAGT GGACCTCAGGGATTCACTGGCCCCCCTGGTGAGCCTGGTGAGGCTGGTTCTTCT GGTCCCATGGGTCCCCGTGGCGCCGCTGGCCCCCCTGGCAAGAACGGAGAGGAT GGTGAGTCTGGCAAACCCGGCCGTGGCGGTGAGCGCGGACCTTCCGGCCCTCAG GGAGCTCGTGGATTCCCCGGAACCCCCGGCCTGCCCGGAATCAAGGGACACAGA GGATTCAGTGGTCTCGATGGTGCCAAGGGAGACTCTGGCCCCGCTGGACCCAAG ggAGAGTCTGGAACTGCTGGTGAGAACGGAACCCCCGGAGCTATG ggagCTCGTGGTCTGCCCGGTGAGAGAGGTCGCTCTGGTGCTACTGGATCTGCT GGAGCTCGTGGTAACGATGGTGCCGCTGGTGCTGCTGGACCTCCT GGTCCCACCGGCCCCGCTGGACCCCCTGGCTTCCCTGGTGGCCCCGGATCAAAG GGTGAAGGTGGAGCTCAGGGTAGTCGTGGACCTGAGGGTCCCGCTGGAGCCCGTGGTGAGCCCGGTAACCCTGGACCCGCCGGAGTTGCTGGACCTTCT GGAAACCCTGGAACTGATGGAGCCCCTGGAGCCAAAGGACTTCCT ggCTCTGCTGGAGTTGCTGGAGCTCCCGGTTTCCCCGGACCCCGTGGACCCCCAGGAGCTCAGGGTGCTGCTGGTGCCACTGGAGCAAAGGGAAACACT GGTGAGACTGGTGCCCCAGGATCCAAGGGAGAGGCCGGTGCCAAGGGAGAGAGT ggtATCGCAGGACTTCAGGGACCCCCAGGACCTTCCGGTGAGGAGGGCAagagaggagccagaggagagcCCGGTGCTGCAGGAGGCCGTGGAGCCCCCGGAGAGCGT ggcGGTCCCGGCGGCCGTGGTTTCCCCGGCTCTGATGGTGCTGCTGGAGCCAAA GGTGCCCCTGGTGAGCGCGGTGCCCCTGGTCTTGTTGGACCTAAAGGTTCCACTGGTGAGCCTGGCCGCACTGGTGAGGCCGGTCTCCCTGGAGCCAAG GGTATGACTGGTAGCCCTGGCAGCCCTGGACCTGATGGCAAGATGGGAGCAGCT GGTGCCCCTGGACAAGATGGCCGCCCCGGACCCCCTGGCGCCGTTGGAGCTAGAGGCCAGCCCGGAGTTATGGGATTCCCCGGACCCAAGGGAGCAGCT GGTGAGGGTGGAAAGCCTGGCGAGAGAGGAGTAATGGGACCCACCGGCCCCGTT GGTGCCCCCGGAAAGGATGGTGATGTTGGTGCTCAGGGTCAAACTGGACCTGCT GGCCCTGCtggtgagagaggagagcaaggagctgctggaggtccTGGTTTCCAGGGTCTTCCCGGACCCCAGGGTGCTCTTGGTGAGAGTGGAAAGCCCGGAGAGCAG GGTCTGCCCGGTGAGGCTGGAGCTACTGGACCCGCTGGATCCAGA GGTGACAGAGGATTCCCCGGTGAGCGTGGAGCCCCCGGCGCCTTGGGACCTGCTGGTGCCCGTGGATCCCCTGGAGCTTCTGGAAACGATGGTGCTAAG GGAGATTCTGGAAACCCCGGAGCCCCCGGAGCTCAGGGTCCTCCTGGACTCCAGGGAATGCCTGGTGAGCGTGGATCTGCTGGTCTTCCAGGACTgaggggagacaga GGTGACCAAGGAGCTAAGGGTGGTGATGGAGCTCCTGGTAAGGATGGTCCTCGTGGTATGACTGGACCTATCGGACTTCCCGGATCTGCTGGAGCCAGTGGAGACAAGGGAGAGCCTGGCGCGCCTGGAATTGTTGGACCTGCTGGAGGCCGTGGAGCCCCT GGTGAGCGTGGAGAGTCTGGACCACCCGGACCCGCTGGATTCGCTGGACCCCCT GGTGGTGATGGACAGCCTGGTGCTAAGGGAGAGTCTGGAGATAACGGTGCTAAGGGAGACGCTGGTCCCCCCGGTGCCGCTGGACCCACTGGTGCTGCTGGACCTGCG GGTCCCGTTGGAAACACTGGCGCCAAAGGAGCCCGTGGACCTGCTGGACCTCCT GGTGCTACTGGCTTCCCTGGCGGTGCTGGCAGAGTTGGACCTCCCGGCCCCTCT gGCAACGCTGGACCTCCCGGACCCTCTGGAGCGGTTGGCAAGGAGGGACCCAAAGGAAACCGTGGTGAGACTGGACCTGCTGGTCGCCCTGGTGAGATGGGTGCAGCTGGACCCCCAGGATCTTCTGGAGAGAAGGGTAACCCCGGTTCCGAGGGTGCTCCT gGTAGTTCTGGTATTCCTGGACCTCAGGGTATTGCTGGAGGCCGTGGTATTGTTGGTCTgcctggacagagaggagagagaggtttcCCTGGCATGCCCGGACCTTCT GGAGAGGTTGGAAAGCAGGGACCTGGTGGACCCAGTGGTGAGCGTGGACCTCCCGGACCCATGGGACCTTCTGGACTCGCAGGAGCCCCAGGCGAGACTGGACGTGAG gGAGCCGCTGGTAACGAGGGATCAGCTGGTCGCGATGGCGCTGCCGGACCCAAG ggaGACCGTGGAGAGAGCGGCCCCGCCGGAGCTTCTGGTGCCCCTGGACCCCCTGGCGCCCCCGGACCTGTTGGACCCGCTGGAAAGAGTGGTGACCGTGGAGAGAGT gGACCTGCTGGTGTAGCTGGCTCTGCTGGACCTGCTGGGCCTCGTGGACCTGCT GGCGCTCCTGGACTTCGTGGAGACAAGGGAGAATCCGGAGAGGCTGGAGAAAGAGGCATGAAGGGACACAGAGGATTCACCGGCATGCAGGGACCTCCTGGACCCTCC GGACCCAGTGGAGATCAGGGACCTGCTGGTTCTGCCGGACCTGCTGGACCTAGA GGCccctctggagctgctggatCTGCTGGTAAGGATGGTATGAGTGGCCTGCCTGGACCCACTGGACCTCCTGGAACCCGTGGTCGCTCTGGAGAGATGGGACCTTCT GGTCCTCCTGGACCTCCCGGTCCAGCTGGAGCACCTGGCGCCCCTGGTGGCGGATTCGACCTTGGCTTCATCGCCCAGCCTCAGGAGAAGGCACCCGATCCCTTCCGTATGTTCCGTGCTGATGATGCCAATGTTCTGCGCGACCGTGATCTGGAAGTGGACAGCACCCTGAAGAGCCTCAGCCAGCAGATTGAGCAGATCCGCAGCCCCGATGGAACCCGCAAGAACCCTGCCAGAACCTGCCGTGACCTCAAGATGTGCCACCCTGACTGGAAGAGCG GCGAGTACTGGATTGACCCCGACCAGGGCTGCACTCAGGATTCCATCAAGGTTTACTGTAACATGGAGACCGGAGAGACCTGCGTATCTCCCACTCAGCGCGAGGTTGCCAAGAAGAACTGGTATGTCAGCAAGAACATCAAGGAGAAGAAGCACGTCtggttcggagaggccatgacCGACGGATTCCAG TTCGAGTACGGCAGCGAGGGCTCTCAGCCCGAGGACGTCAACATCCAGATGACCTTCCTGCGTCTCATGTCCACCGAGGCAACCCAGAACGTCACCTACCACTGCAAGAACAGCGTCGCCTACATGGACGCCGCTGTCGGCAACCTCAAGAAGGCCCTGCTCCTCCAAGGCTCCAACGAGATCGAGATCAGAGCCGAGGGCAACAGCCGCTTCACCTACAGCGTCCTGGAGGATGGATGCACG tcaCACACCGGTACATGGGGCAAGACAGTCATCGACTACAAGACATCGAAAACATCTCGCCTGCCCATCATTGATATTGCTCCTATGGACGTTGGTGCTCCAGACCAAGAGTTTGGCCTTGAAGTTGGACCCGTCTGTTTCTTGTAA